The following proteins come from a genomic window of Lycium ferocissimum isolate CSIRO_LF1 chromosome 4, AGI_CSIRO_Lferr_CH_V1, whole genome shotgun sequence:
- the LOC132054622 gene encoding uncharacterized protein LOC132054622, producing MMNSEPIAVPTKEDEDTSLLSFDTDSSQSTPPKPHPQIWVIFTVLILVTCLVIAFGFLFLSSSSSHHDVSRPFKKLKHPVVLLISSDGFRFGYQYKTDTPNMNRLIKNGTEAELGLIPVFPTLTFPNHYAIVTGLYPEYHGIVNNYFLDPNSPGEAFNMKSYDPKWWLGEPLWETLVNHGLKAATYFWPGSEVNKGGWTCPQFFCKRYNGSVPFEERVDTVLNYFDLPSDEIPSFMTLYFGDPDHQGHKVGPDDPQITEAIERVDGMIGKLIKGLEERGVFEDVNIIMVGDHGMVGTCDNKLIFLEDLAPWIEISKDWIQSYSPLLSIRPPPSYSAKDVVTKMNEGLKSGKVQNGKYLKVYLKEELPDRLHYSASNRIPPIIGLIDEAFKVEQKSSKSKECGGSHGYDNAFFSMRSIFIAHGPKFARGRKVPSFENVQIYNLVTTILNIQGASNNGTTSFPKTILLPSH from the coding sequence ATGATGAATTCTGAGCCTATAGCTGTACCCACAAAGGAGGACGAAGACACTTCCTTGCTTTCTTTTGACACAGATTCTTCCCAATCTACTCCTCCAAAACCCCATCCACAAATATGGGTAATTTTCACAGTTCTAATTCTTGTAACTTGTCTAGTTATTGCCTTTGGTTTCCTCTTCTTGTCCTCCTCTTCTTCACATCATGATGTATCACGACCATTCAAGAAACTCAAACATCCAGTTGTTCTCTTGATTTCCTCAGATGGGTTTCGCTTCGGATATCAATACAAGACAGATACTCCAAATATGAATAGATTGATCAAGAATGGGACGGAAGCCGAACTAGGTTTAATTCCTGTGTTCCCAACTTTGACTTTTCCTAATCATTATGCCATTGTTACTGGTTTATACCCTGAATATCATGGTATTGTAaacaattattttcttgatcccAACAGTCCTGGCGAGGCTTTCAATATGAAGAGTTATGATCCTAAGTGGTGGCTAGGTGAGCCACTTTGGGAGACTTTGGTTAATCATGGTCTTAAGGCTGCTACTTATTTCTGGCCTGGATCTGAAGTGAATAAAGGAGGTTGGACTTGTCCACAATTTTTTTGTAAGAGGTATAATGGTTCCGTCCCGTTTGAAGAAAGAGTTGATACTGTCTTGAACTACTTTGATTTGCCAAGTGATGAAATTCCTTCGTTTATGACACTCTATTTTGGAGACCCTGATCATCAGGGTCATAAGGTTGGGCCAGATGATCCTCAAATCACTGAAGCCATTGAAAGAGTTGATGGGATGATTGGGAAGTTGATCAAAGGTTTAGAAGAAAGAGGGGTTTTTGAGGATGTTAACATTATAATGGTTGGGGATCATGGTATGGTTGGCACTTGCGATAACAAGTTGATCTTTCTGGAGGATTTGGCTCCGTGGATTGAAATTTCAAAGGATTGGATACAGTCATATAGTCCATTGCTTTCCATTCGTCCACCACCAAGTTACTCCGCCAAGGATGTCGTTACCAAGATGAATGAGGGCTTAAAGTCAGGGAAGGTTCAGAATGGGAAATATTTGAAAGTCTATCTAAAGGAGGAGCTGCCTGATCGGCTGCATTATTCTGCGAGTAATCGAATCCCACCCATCATTGGATTGATTGATGAAGCATTTAAGGTCGAACAGAAGAGCTCAAAAAGTAAAGAATGTGGTGGATCTCATGGTTATGACAATGCATTCTTCTCAATGAGGTCCATTTTCATTGCCCATGGTCCTAAGTTTGCTAGGGGCCGCAAAGTCCCATCTTTTGAGAATGTTCAGATTTACAACCTGGTTACCACAATCCTTAATATACAAGGAGCATCCAATAATGggacaacatcatttccaaagACGATTCTTTTACCAAGCCACTGA
- the LOC132052438 gene encoding uncharacterized protein LOC132052438 has product MLGARLFGRTLLAAAKSESSTAAAATTKVTNPLEQFFELDRTADDDKPVVYGRGWKASELRLKSWDDLQKLWYVLLKEKNMLMTQRQMLNAQNLRFPNPERISKVRKSMCRIKHVLTERAIEEPDPRRSTEMKRMINAL; this is encoded by the exons ATGCTTGGTGCTAGACTTTTTGGGAGAACGTTATTGGCTGCGGCGAAATCGGAGAGTTCAACTGCAGCTGCTGCTACGACTAAGGTTACTAATCCACTTGAGCAGTTCTTTGAACTTGATAGAACAGCAGATGACGATAAGCCTGTTGTTTATG GTCGAGGTTGGAAAGCTTCTGAACTGCGTCTGAAGTCTTGGGATGATCTTCAAAAGTTATGGTACGTTCTTCTAAAGGAGAAGAACATGTTAATGACTCAAAGACAGATGCTTAATGCTCAGAACTTGAGGTTTCCTAATCCTGAGCGTATTTCCAAG GTTAGGAAGTCAATGTGCCGAATCAAGCACGTGCTGACTGAGAGAGCAATCGAAGAACCAGATCCAAGGAGGTCTACTGAGATGAAGAGGATGATAAATGCTTTATGA
- the LOC132052439 gene encoding uncharacterized protein LOC132052439 codes for MHGRVQREEGQACKGKSGGGVGSQHMPATTTRRTVAVGDSIVSTVTADSFCKDGRKIRVGDCALFKPPHDSPPFIGIIRRLRFSKDNNLQLGLNWLYRPAEVKLSKGILLDTTPNEIFYSFHGDEAPAASLLHPCKVAFLPKGAELPTGISSFVCRRVYDISNKCLCWLTDQDYHKELQKEVDQLLYKTRLEMHATVHPGGRSPKPMNGNMASSQLKSGTDNVQSSVASFPSQVKGKKRERGEQGSESIKRERSVKSDDSESVLRSEISKITEEGGLVDCEGAAKLVQLMHPDRVDRKMDLTSRSMLASVVAATEKFDCLARFVQLKGLPVLDGWLQDVHKGRIAQFSSSKDGDISIEEFLLVLLRALDKLPVNLQALQMCNIGKSVNHLRQHKNMEIQRKARSLVDTWKKRVEAEMNVIDAKSGSNQAVTWPSKSRLPEASHSGNKNPGGSSDATRSSVTQFSASKTTSVKPTPVETSLKSASSSPGPVKQASSPSSGKVGQPRVSAFGSSDVPLAREDKSSSSSQSHNHSQSFSGKEDARSSTAVSMSSIKISSGGSRPRKSINGGPGSSVSGGLKENSANRSSSLHRNPSTEKLLQSALSGEKTVDVPAVEGSCQKLIVKIPNKGRSPARSVSGGSYEEPTTILSSRASSPVLSEKNDQLDGNSKEKNDAYRSNVTFDVNAESWQSNVLKDVLTGSDEGDGSPVAVLEEERSKTAGEGRKSAEVAKPASSSSGTELKSGKLHEASFSSMNALIESCVKYSEANTSMSLSDAVGMNLLASVATEEMSKSERVSPSASPQGDSPSGRETCTGDELKSKSSPVDSSSGDLGGRNDGDANGDKEKQPISASTSWSEGKLHAYRSAVTEFTRDRRPSSSPSEETTTGECFNSSCTDSQTAGDLKSDVNEKLGEMAKSAAAPCGISEKASDGEQSKQLHEEKVVSTKRLDSLLDGEVGGHGSSIEEDKVSNALVSIEDLKRPVEVSVSKFEGDNKNDVSRMLGVASTEVKLPSVVAKSESTERSDKEELLQTGPSRDSTAGKCGQSDEIDADNQSEKPNSDKKAVDTSAIEDKAISESNLARRNLLKDEVSAENNDISAHDSEVGLFIKKEAPVFSNAEVEKYVESRECVEADTTKDPASIKGDTSSSSAVTATDSASKMKFDLNEGFISDEGKYGEPINLTGPGCLSNVHIMSPSTFAVSSVSSSLPASITVAAAAKGPFVPPEDLLRVKGEFGWKGSAATSAFRPAEPRKALDMHSSSTTISVSEASTSKHGRPPLDIDLNVADERIFEDINSQDCALAIGSAVDHITNLVSSTNKSSGSPALRSSGGLDLDLNRVDEPNDVGQCSLSSSHRLEGVVFPSKASSSGGLPTVEVRRDFDLNNGPGVDDSTAEQPLFHQNHQGNMRSQLNASNFRMNNPEMGNLSSWFAPGNSYSTMTIPSILPDRVEQPPFPIISAGTPRMLGPSAAGSPFTADVFRGSVLSSSPAMPFSATPFQCPVFPFPTTFSLPSGTYAVGSTSYIDSSSGGRLFTPPMNSQFLGPVGAVSSQYPRPYVISLPDANSNGATDHNRKRSWQDLDLNAGPGAVDLEAKEESVSLVSRRLSVAGSQPLADEHGRMYPVSGSLLKRKEPEGGWDSESFRFKQSSWQ; via the exons ATGCATGGGAGGGTACAAAGGGAAGAAGGTCAGGCTTGTAAAGGGAAGAGTGGTGGTGGTGTTGGTAGTCAGCACATGCCGGCGACGACTACAAGGAGGACTGTAGCCGTCGGTGATTCTATTGTTTCTACTGTTACTGCTGATTCCTTCTGCAAG GATGGTCGCAAAATTCGTGTGGGAGATTGCGCTTTGTTCAAACCACCACATGATTCACCACCTTTCATTGGAATAATACGTAGACTTAGATTTAGTAAAGATAACAACTTGCAATTAGGTCTTAATTGGCTCTATCGTCCTGCTGAGGTGAAGCTTAGCAAAGGCATCTTGCTGGACACCACGCCCAACGAAATCTTTTATTCCTTCCATGGGGATGAGGCTCCAGCTGCATCATTACTCCATCCATGTAAAGTTGCATTCCTTCCTAAAGGGGCTGAACTTCCAACAGGGATATCCTCATTTGTCTGCAGGCGGGTTTATGACATTTCAAACAAGTGTTTATGTTGGTTAACTGATCAAGATTATCATAAA GAGCTACAAAAAGAGGTAGATCAGCTGTTATACAAGACACGATTAGAGATGCATGCAACAGTGCATCCTGGTGGTCGTTCTCCTAAACCGATGAATGGCAATATGGCATCGTCACAATTGAAATCTGGTACTGATAATGTACAAAGTAGTGTAGCTTCTTTTCCTTCACAAGTCAAGGGAAAGAAAAGGGAGCGGGGAGAACAGGGGTCTGAATCCATCAAACGTGAACGTTCAGTTAAATCTGATGATAGTGAAAGCGTCTTAAGATCTGAAATTTCTAAAATAACAGAGGAAGGAGGGCTTGTGGACTGTGAAGGGGCTGCGAAACTTGTTCAGCTCATGCACCCAGATAGAGTGGACAGGAAAATGGATTTGACTAGTCGTTCGATGCTTGCAAGTGTTGTTGCTGCAACCGAAAAATTTGACTGCCTTGCTAGGTTTGTACAGCTAAAGGGTTTGCCTGTGTTAGATGGGTGGCTTCAAGATGTTCACAAAGGGAGGATTGCTCAATTTAGTAGTAGTAAGGATGGTGATATATCAATTGAGGAATTTCTTTTAGTTTTGCTTCGTGCACTTGATAAGCTTCCTGTGAATCTTCAAGCACTACAGATGTGCAATATTGGTAAATCTGTTAATCACTTGCGCcaacataaaaacatggaaATTCAGAGGAAGGCACGAAGCTTAGTTGACACATGGAAGAAACGTGTCGAAGCTGAAATGAACGTCATTGATGCTAAGTCTGGCTCAAATCAAGCTGTCACATGGCCCTCTAAATCGCGGTTGCCCGAGGCTTCTCATAGCGGCAACAAAAATCCTGGTGGTTCCAGTGATGCAACAAGGAGCTCAGTTACACAGTTTTCTGCATCTAAGACAACCTCAGTTAAGCCTACACCAGTGGAAACTAGTTTAAAGTCTGCATCCTCATCCCCAGGCCCAGTAAAACAAGCATCATCTCCTTCATCCGGAAAAGTGGGTCAGCCAAGAGTTTCAGCATTTGGTTCCAGTGATGTTCCACTAGCAAGGGAAGATAAGAGCAGCAGTTCTAGCCAGTCTCACAATCACAGTCAATCCTTCTCAGGGAAAGAGGATGCGAGGAGTTCAACTGCAGTGTCAATGAGCAGCATCAAGATCTCTAGTGGTGGTTCTCGGCCCCGCAAATCGATAAACGGTGGTCCTGGATCATCAGTTTCTGGAGGTCTAAAAGAAAATTCTGCAAACAGAAGTTCTTCATTGCACAGGAATCCTAGCACTGAGAAGTTGCTGCAGTCTGCATTGAGTGGTGAAAAAACGGTTGATGTGCCGGCCGTTGAGGGGAGTTGTCAGAAATTGATAGTTAAGATTCCAAACAAAGGTCGCAGTCCTGCAAGGAGTGTCAGTGGAGGATCATATGAAGAACCTACCACCATCTTGAGCAGCCGAGCTTCTTCTCCTGTGCTTTCTGAAAAGAATGATCAGCTTGATGGTAATTCTAAGGAGAAGAATGATGCATATCGATCAAATGTTACTTTTGACGTGAATGCAGAATCATGGCAGAGCAATGTTTTGAAAGATGTTCTCACTGGATCTGATGAGGGTGACGGATCACCTGTTGCTGTTCTGGAGGAAGAGCGGAGCAAAACTGCTGGTGAGGGCAGGAAGTCAGCTGAAGTTGCAAAACCTGCTTCTTCATCATCAGGAACTGAATTGAAGTCAGGAAAACTGCACGAAGCTTCTTTCAGCTCGATGAATGCATTGATTGAGAGCTGTGTAAAATATTCTGAAGCAAACACGTCCATGTCACTAAGTGATGCTGTTGGAATGAATCTGCTTGCCAGTGTGGCTACAGAAGAAATGTCCAAGTCAGAGAGGGTTTCACCTTCTGCTTCTCCACAAGGAGATAGCCCTTCAGGTAGAGAGACCTGCACAGGTGATGAGCTTAAGTCAAAGTCGTCTCCTGTAGATAGTTCTTCAGGTGACCTTGGTGGGCGAAATGACGGTGATGCTAATGGTGATAAAGAGAAACAGCCCATTTCTGCTAGTACCTCGTGGTCTGAGGGTAAACTACATGCTTATAGAAGTGCAGTGACAGAGTTTACCAGAGATAGAAGGCCCTCTTCATCTCCTTCTGAAGAAACAACCACGGGAGAGTGCTTCAACTCTTCCTGCACTGATTCACAGACAGCTGGAGATTTGAAATCAGATGTTAATGAGAAGTTGGGTGAGATGGCAAAGTCTGCTGCTGCTCCTTGTGGTATATCAGAAAAAGCGAGTGATGGTGAACAGAGCAAACAATTACATGAGGAAAAAGTAGTTTCCACTAAGAGGCTTGATAGTCTTCTAGATGGTGAAGTAGGTGGACATGGTAGTTCAATAGAAGAGGACAAAGTCAGTAATGCCCTTGTAAGCATAGAAGACCTGAAACGACCGGTTGAAGTTTCTGTTTCTAAATTTGAGGGTGACAACAAGAATGACGTGAGTAGGATGTTAGGTGTTGCTAGTACGGAGGTGAAACTGCCTTCAGTTGTGGCAAAATCTGAATCTACAGAGAGAAGTGACAAGGAAGAGCTGCTACAAACTGGTCCTAGTCGAGATTCTACTGCAGGGAAATGTGGACAGTCTGATGAAATAGATGCAGATAATCAGTCAGAAAAGCCAAATTCTGATAAAAAAGCGGTTGATACTTCAGCTATTGAGGATAAAGCCATATCTGAATCCAATTTAGCTAGAAGGAATTTGTTAAAGGATGAAGTTAGTGctgaaaataatgatatttcTGCGCATGATTCTGAAGTTGGATTATTTATTAAGAAAGAGGCACCTGTATTTTCTAATGCGGAAGTGGAGAAATATGTAGAATCAAGAGAATGTGTAGAGGCAGATACAACGAAGGACCCCGCATCCATTAAAGGGGACACTTCTTCCAGTTCTGCTGTTACTGCTACAGATTCAGCTTCAAAGATGAAGTTTGACTTAAATGAAGGTTTCATTTCTGATGAGGGAAAATACGGGGAGCCAATCAACTTGACAGGTCCGGGGTGTTTGTCAAATGTCCACATAATGAGCCCATCAACATTTGCTGTCTCTTCTGTTTCCAGTAGTCTTCCTGCTTCTATTACGGTGGCTGCCGCTGCCAAAGGACCTTTTGTCCCGCCAGAAGATCTATTGAGAGTCAAAGGGGAGTTTGGATGGAAAGGATCAGCAGCCACAAGTGCATTTCGTCCGGCTGAGCCTAGAAAAGCCCTTGACATGCATTCAAGTTCCACAACAATCTCTGTTTCTGAAGCTTCTACCAGCAAGCATGGTCGTCCTCCATTAGATATTGATCTAAATGTAGCAGATGAAAGAATTTTTGAGGACATAAATTCTCAGGATTGTGCTCTAGCAATAGGATCTGCTGTGGACCATATAACTAATCTTGTATCATCAACAAATAAAAGCTCAGGTTCTCCTGCCCTTCGTAGTTCTGGAGGACTTGATCTTGATCTGAATAGAGTTGATGAACCTAATGATGTAGGCCAATGCTCCTTGAGTAGCAGTCACAGATTAGAAGGTGTAGTTTTTCCCTCAAAAGCATCTTCGTCCGGTGGCTTACCAACTGTAGAAGTGAGGAGGGACTTTGATTTGAATAATGGGCCTGGTGTTGATGATTCAACTGCAGAACAGCCTCTATTCCACCAGAATCATCAGGGAAACATGCGTTCCCAACTAAATGCTTCTAATTTCAGAATGAACAACCCAGAAATGGGAAACCTATCGTCATGGTTTGCTCCGGGGAATAGTTACTCAACTATGACAATTCCATCTATTTTGCCTGATCGTGTGGAGCAGCCACCATTTCCAATAATCTCAGCTGGTACCCCACGAATGTTAGGTCCATCTGCTGCTGGTTCCCCCTTCACTGCAGATGTATTCAGGGGTTCGGTATTGTCGTCATCACCTGCTATGCCTTTCTCCGCTACCCCTTTCCAGTGTCCTGTGTTCCCTTTTCCAACCACTTTCTCACTTCCCTCTGGAACATATGCAGTTGGATCAACCTCTTATATTGATTCATCCTCTGGTGGAAGGCTTTTTACTCCACCTATGAATTCACAGTTTCTGGGACCTGTAGGTGCTGTCTCATCTCAATACCCAAGGCCTTATGTGATTTCCCTTCCCGATGCTAACAGCAATGGAGCCACAGACCACAACAGAAAACGGAGCTGGCAAGATCTGGATCTGAATGCAGGTCCAGGAGCTGTGGACTTGGAAGCGAAAGAAGAGTCAGTTTCGTTGGTATCAAGGCGACTTTCTGTTGCTGGCTCACAGCCCCTTGCGGACGAGCATGGGAGGATGTATCCTGTATCTGGGAGTCTACTGAAGAGGAAGGAACCTGAGGGAGGATGGGATAGTGAGAGCTTCAGGTTCAAGCAATCATCGTGGCAGTAG
- the LOC132054623 gene encoding uncharacterized protein LOC132054623, with the protein MASSELSPSIENSETLFQQRRRCFCFPNQLTRCVNLDWWHRLRRSGAIKEGSVWAKGINALKKLREWSEIVAGPRWKTFIRRFNRSKSGRNGKFQYDPLSYSLNFDQGPANNEEEEELVLRNFSTRYASIPASSKVSMDLGKDGPSFV; encoded by the exons ATGGCCAGTTCTGAATTATCTCCAAGCATCGAGAATTCTGAAACGCTATTTCAGCAACGGCGTCGTTGTTTCTGCTTCCCAAATCAATTAACAAGATGCGTTAATTTAGACTGGTGGCATAGGCTACGTCGTAGCGGTGCGATCAAGGAAGGATCAGTATGGGCAAAAGGAATAAACGCATTGAAGAAGCTTCGAGAATGGTCGGAGATCGTTGCCGGACCGAGATGGAAGACTTTTATACGGCGGTTTAATCGGAGTAAAAGCGGGAGGAATGGGAAATTCCAATATGATCCTTTGAGTTATTCACTCAACTTCGATCAAGGCCCAGCCAATAATGAAGAGGAGGAGGAACTG GTACTGAGAAATTTCTCGACGAGATATGCATCAATTCCGGCGTCTAGTAAGGTGTCGATGGACCTCGGCAAAGATGGACCCAGTTTCGTTTGA
- the LOC132052441 gene encoding uncharacterized protein LOC132052441: MQLNHGSMTLFITSFILGIPMSMLYSEASKFLLKKGLLDSVSGVALTRKQCLFLAAAGSLSHFFLDHLFEENGKSTMYTWILSTGWWEGRAPINPDAVVVVCILCCCLIADFIYINRVKPLKLLKLRVINSVKLMLVIATLYCLWCASQVYLVRPRRPAVGEEADLGVLVFMGIYFFLPHWLCILSMNSRDPQELMPL; the protein is encoded by the exons ATGCAATTGAACCATGGATCCATGACCCTTTTTATTACATCCTTTATTCTTGGTATACCCATGTCTATGCTTTATAGCGAAGCTTCCAAATTCCTCCTTAAAAAGGGATTGCTTGATTCTGTTTCTGGG GTGGCGCTTACGAGGAAACAGTGTCTTTTTCTGGCGGCTGCTGGATCTTTATCACATTTTTTCTTGGACCATTTATTTGAG GAAAATGGGAAGTCTACTATGTACACTTGGATATTGAGCACAGGTTGGTGGGAAGGCCGAGCACCAATCAATCCAGATGCTGTTGTTGTGGTTTGCATTTTATGTTGCTGCTTGATTGCTGACTTTATTTACATCAACAG AGTGAAGCCACTGAAACTGCTCAAATTAAGAGTTATTAACTCTGTCAAGCTGATGTTGGTAATTGCTACCTTATACTGCTTATGGTGTGCGAGCCAAGTGTACTTGGTACGTCCTCGTAGACCAGCAGTTGGTGAAGAGGCTGATCTTGgagttcttgtgtttatgggaATATATTTTTTCCTCCCTCATTGGCTATGCATTCTGTCCATGAACTCAAGAGATCCCCAAGAACTTATGCCCCTTTGA
- the LOC132052442 gene encoding protein DELETION OF SUV3 SUPPRESSOR 1(I)-like: MATEQPKPATEDVKMDLFEDDDEFEEFRIDQEWETKEEGKEVTQQWEDDWDDDDVNDDFSLQLKRELESNTEKK; the protein is encoded by the exons ATGGCAACGGAACAACCAAAACCTGCAACTGAAGACGTGAAAATGGATCTGTTTGAGGATGATGACGAATTTGAAGAGTTTCGAATTGATCAAG AGTGGGAGACGAAAGAGGAAGGGAAAGAAGTTACTCAGCAATGGGAAGATGAttgggatgatgatgatgtcaaTGATGACTTCTCTCTACAACTCAAAAGGGAATTGGAAAGCAACACGGAGAAGAAATAA